A single genomic interval of Salinarchaeum sp. IM2453 harbors:
- a CDS encoding DUF424 domain-containing protein — protein sequence MIVQERETPEGLLVSVCDQDILGETFVDGDVSITVTEEFYGGEKKSEEAVINSLQRATVANIVGTKSVNLAIENDIIEETNVLEIDETLHAQLLRMR from the coding sequence ATGATTGTTCAGGAACGAGAAACTCCGGAAGGACTCTTAGTGTCGGTGTGTGACCAGGATATCCTTGGCGAGACATTTGTTGACGGAGATGTTTCGATTACTGTCACAGAAGAGTTCTATGGCGGTGAAAAAAAGAGCGAAGAAGCAGTCATTAACAGCCTACAGCGGGCAACTGTTGCGAATATCGTCGGTACCAAATCAGTGAATCTAGCCATTGAGAATGATATCATCGAAGAGACAAATGTTCTTGAGATTGATGAGACCCTTCACGCACAATTACTCCGAATGCGCTGA
- a CDS encoding tetratricopeptide repeat protein encodes MEDPDDHRFSEGQGFEDPYEGFDIDPPEMAVDPDKVDPVDSRVISDTLDREHIPSDQVDAESLVDVGLEYIRINRYEQATDALERAAQFADDANVEQEAWINKGVAHGELEEWDQAIGAYQEALDIDDESEHAATAETNLAHALWESGRTAQALDHAERAVEIDPRFARGWYNRGFFRLERGIAEDALDCFDNAIRLGMRTPELLEEKATALEELGRYDEAEEMVDEAEELRAEIEEEIVGE; translated from the coding sequence ATGGAAGATCCAGACGATCATCGTTTTTCAGAAGGGCAAGGATTTGAAGACCCGTATGAGGGTTTTGACATTGACCCGCCTGAGATGGCTGTTGATCCTGATAAAGTCGATCCAGTTGACTCCCGCGTTATCTCTGATACTCTTGATCGCGAACATATTCCGAGTGACCAAGTCGACGCAGAATCACTTGTCGATGTTGGCCTTGAGTATATTCGTATCAATCGGTACGAACAAGCTACAGACGCACTTGAACGTGCCGCTCAATTTGCTGATGACGCTAATGTTGAGCAAGAAGCATGGATCAACAAGGGAGTTGCCCACGGTGAACTAGAGGAATGGGATCAGGCTATCGGTGCGTACCAAGAAGCTCTTGATATTGATGATGAGTCTGAACATGCAGCGACCGCGGAAACAAATCTTGCCCACGCACTATGGGAGTCTGGGCGTACTGCTCAGGCACTTGACCATGCGGAACGAGCTGTCGAAATTGATCCACGCTTTGCTCGCGGTTGGTATAACCGTGGATTCTTCCGCTTAGAACGTGGGATTGCGGAAGATGCGCTCGATTGTTTTGATAATGCTATCCGCTTGGGTATGCGAACACCTGAGTTGCTTGAAGAAAAGGCAACGGCACTTGAGGAACTTGGGCGGTATGATGAAGCCGAAGAAATGGTCGATGAGGCCGAAGAACTACGAGCAGAAATTGAGGAAGAAATTGTAGGGGAATGA
- a CDS encoding PQQ-binding-like beta-propeller repeat protein — MSEGKSSGSATWKFGAHNWGESSPTVVDGTVYIGSGSGLYAIDAETGEQKWRTQIAGGVETSPAVLNQVAYIGSENGTVYAIDVKDGEELWSNSVSDQIRSSPSVLDETVYIGDSDGYLRALDIDSGGEQWAVKTGRDVKSSPVIVDNMLYVGSNDGGLYAINIDEGRKQWKFETGRSVTSSPTVSNGLLFVGSWDSNLYAVNAKTGSEEWSAKLAGPSHSSPTVVDRTVFASGYNKLSAYDVNSGAEKWTHKASGQIRSSPTVAGDTLYVGSSDSQIYAIDTGTGNTDWRYRVTGKVLTSPIVVNGTLYVASESKDLHALDTGHSKSSRDTRVLLAALGHHSVRTATDPAKVYRTIKRHLEAIGTDQDLSESKENEEIEEDEVMTDAEIMNCPNCSTDLSSFDSPKYCPKCAHQLPDYGD, encoded by the coding sequence ATGAGTGAAGGCAAATCCTCCGGGTCGGCAACATGGAAGTTTGGTGCACATAACTGGGGAGAATCTTCTCCAACGGTCGTTGATGGGACGGTTTATATCGGTAGTGGATCCGGGCTCTATGCTATTGATGCGGAGACAGGCGAGCAAAAGTGGCGAACACAGATTGCTGGAGGTGTAGAAACATCTCCAGCAGTACTTAATCAGGTAGCATACATTGGGAGTGAGAATGGGACAGTGTATGCCATTGATGTTAAGGATGGAGAAGAACTCTGGAGCAATTCGGTCAGTGATCAAATTCGAAGTTCACCTTCAGTTCTTGATGAAACGGTCTATATTGGCGACTCTGATGGTTATTTGCGAGCATTAGACATCGATAGCGGTGGAGAACAATGGGCAGTAAAAACGGGCCGTGATGTGAAATCTTCACCAGTAATTGTGGATAATATGTTGTATGTTGGGAGTAACGATGGCGGATTATATGCGATCAATATTGACGAAGGGCGAAAACAGTGGAAATTTGAGACAGGGAGGAGTGTTACATCTTCACCGACAGTGAGTAATGGATTGTTGTTCGTCGGGAGTTGGGACAGTAATTTGTACGCAGTAAATGCGAAGACAGGAAGCGAAGAATGGTCAGCGAAGCTAGCGGGACCAAGCCACAGTTCCCCAACTGTTGTTGATAGGACAGTCTTCGCGTCGGGGTACAATAAGCTAAGTGCGTATGATGTGAACTCAGGTGCAGAAAAGTGGACACACAAAGCGTCAGGACAGATTCGAAGCTCCCCAACGGTAGCTGGAGACACACTGTATGTTGGGAGCTCAGATAGTCAGATATATGCAATTGATACTGGGACGGGGAACACAGACTGGAGATATCGTGTCACAGGAAAAGTTCTAACATCTCCGATAGTAGTGAATGGAACACTGTATGTCGCATCAGAGTCGAAGGACCTACATGCATTAGACACTGGTCACTCCAAGTCAAGTCGAGATACACGAGTATTACTGGCTGCACTTGGTCATCACAGCGTTCGCACAGCAACAGATCCAGCTAAAGTGTATCGGACGATTAAGCGGCATCTAGAAGCGATTGGAACGGATCAGGACCTTAGTGAGAGCAAAGAGAACGAGGAGATCGAGGAAGATGAAGTGATGACAGACGCAGAAATCATGAATTGTCCGAATTGTTCTACAGATCTAAGTTCATTTGACAGTCCAAAATACTGTCCAAAGTGTGCACACCAGTTGCCTGATTACGGGGACTGA
- a CDS encoding arsenic resistance protein, with product MIQNVLIGLKDRLIYIVILALASGIIAGQFTGDQINTYLELAVVPALFVMIYPMMINLNIQKVLHVKRHLRPVTLTLLVNFVFAPVIAVSLAWLFFNGSPTYAVGLYLIALIPTSGMTAAWTGLAGGDLEAALVAMAVNLLAAVVILPLYLSVLAGNSVTFAPMALYEQLLIVVVLPMIAGMLTRRYLIRRYDADGFNRLKPMFGGISTIGVMLIVFIAMTMRSSDILADPVTSAITVVPLVIFYALVFLTGLGVGRLLLSTEQSVTLIYATSMRNLSVALAIVIASDTIGAEAVLPIAIAYVLQPPLGAVYMHYRQDIANNNQTVTALLRERILT from the coding sequence ATGATACAAAACGTTTTAATCGGGCTCAAGGACCGACTGATATACATTGTAATTCTTGCCTTAGCGTCTGGTATTATCGCCGGCCAGTTTACTGGCGATCAGATTAATACTTATCTCGAACTTGCTGTTGTCCCTGCTCTGTTCGTGATGATTTATCCGATGATGATCAACCTTAATATTCAGAAGGTTCTTCACGTCAAACGGCATCTTCGGCCTGTTACTCTGACCCTGTTGGTTAATTTTGTATTTGCTCCGGTCATCGCTGTCAGTCTTGCGTGGCTGTTTTTCAACGGCTCTCCGACATACGCGGTCGGTTTATACCTCATTGCTCTAATTCCAACTTCTGGTATGACCGCCGCATGGACTGGCCTTGCTGGTGGTGACCTAGAAGCTGCTCTCGTTGCCATGGCCGTTAACCTGTTAGCTGCTGTTGTTATTCTTCCTCTATACCTATCTGTTCTTGCAGGGAACTCTGTCACGTTTGCTCCCATGGCATTATACGAGCAGTTGCTTATTGTTGTTGTCCTCCCAATGATTGCTGGAATGCTTACTCGACGATATCTTATTCGACGGTACGATGCTGATGGATTTAACCGTCTTAAGCCGATGTTTGGAGGAATCAGCACTATTGGCGTTATGCTAATTGTCTTTATTGCAATGACAATGCGGTCAAGCGATATTCTCGCCGATCCAGTTACCTCTGCCATTACTGTTGTCCCCCTCGTCATATTTTACGCGCTTGTGTTTCTGACAGGACTTGGGGTCGGACGTCTTCTTCTTAGTACTGAACAGTCAGTAACGCTTATTTATGCAACCAGTATGCGAAATCTTTCAGTTGCCCTCGCCATTGTAATTGCATCCGATACAATTGGAGCAGAAGCTGTACTGCCTATTGCTATTGCGTATGTCCTACAACCTCCGCTTGGTGCTGTCTATATGCACTACAGGCAGGACATTGCTAATAACAATCAAACCGTAACTGCCCTCCTTCGAGAACGTATTCTAACATAA
- the lipA gene encoding lipoyl synthase produces MSRSRKPEWLRTQAPSGQEYVEIKQTLKEHDLHTVCEEANCPNLGECWSEDGTTEDGGTATFMIMGDNCSRSCGFCDVQTGDLEPLDPKEPEKVGSAVAEIGLDYVVLTSVDRDDLDDQGAGHFADTIRAIKRREPDTLVEVLIPDFQGEKRLLDKIIDANPDVIAHNVETVERLQEWVRDPRAGYWQSINVLEYVDQVSDIHTKTSIMLGLGEYDHEVYQALTDLREANVDIVTFGQYLRPSAPNLPVEEYVHPHVFETWRQVAEEELGFLYCASGPMVRSSYKAGELFVEALLREGRDIEDARATARGD; encoded by the coding sequence ATGAGTCGCTCGCGGAAGCCAGAATGGCTACGTACACAGGCTCCTAGTGGGCAGGAATACGTTGAGATCAAGCAGACACTCAAAGAACACGACTTACACACTGTTTGTGAAGAAGCAAACTGTCCAAACCTTGGCGAGTGCTGGTCTGAGGACGGAACAACAGAAGATGGAGGGACAGCGACGTTCATGATCATGGGCGATAATTGTTCCCGAAGTTGTGGCTTTTGCGACGTTCAGACCGGTGATTTAGAGCCACTTGACCCAAAAGAACCAGAGAAGGTTGGCAGTGCAGTTGCAGAAATCGGACTTGACTATGTGGTATTAACATCAGTTGATCGAGACGACCTGGATGATCAGGGGGCAGGCCACTTTGCAGATACAATTCGAGCAATCAAACGAAGAGAGCCAGACACACTGGTAGAAGTACTTATTCCTGATTTTCAGGGCGAAAAACGATTACTCGATAAGATAATTGACGCCAATCCAGACGTAATTGCACACAACGTCGAAACAGTTGAGCGATTACAAGAGTGGGTTCGTGATCCGCGAGCGGGCTACTGGCAATCAATCAATGTACTCGAATATGTCGATCAAGTTTCTGATATCCATACCAAAACGTCAATTATGCTTGGGTTGGGAGAGTATGATCACGAAGTCTACCAGGCACTGACCGATTTACGTGAAGCAAATGTAGATATTGTTACCTTTGGACAGTACTTGCGCCCAAGTGCACCGAATTTGCCGGTCGAAGAGTACGTCCACCCACATGTATTCGAAACGTGGCGACAGGTTGCAGAAGAAGAACTTGGATTCCTCTACTGTGCATCTGGTCCTATGGTTCGCTCTTCATATAAAGCAGGAGAATTATTTGTTGAGGCGTTGTTAAGAGAAGGACGAGATATAGAAGACGCACGAGCTACCGCTAGAGGCGACTAA
- a CDS encoding universal stress protein — MFNQILIPIDGSDPSYEAAEFGLELAKNHGATIHGLYVIKPVRLGGFSAGMEPASAHHDVVDEQRKTAEKALDQLGTKAEKYNVELITDTRVGQPHEEIIAYAKENDIDGIVIGTHGRSGTDRILLGSVAEKVVRKSPVPVTTVGTKEN, encoded by the coding sequence ATGTTCAACCAGATTCTCATTCCAATTGATGGGAGCGACCCTTCCTATGAGGCCGCTGAGTTTGGGCTTGAACTAGCCAAAAACCATGGTGCAACAATCCATGGACTATATGTGATCAAACCAGTCCGATTGGGAGGCTTTTCAGCGGGGATGGAGCCAGCAAGCGCTCATCACGATGTTGTAGATGAACAACGAAAAACTGCGGAGAAGGCACTGGACCAGCTCGGTACAAAAGCAGAGAAATACAACGTTGAATTAATTACAGACACGAGGGTTGGACAACCACATGAAGAAATTATCGCGTACGCTAAGGAAAATGATATTGACGGGATTGTAATTGGAACACACGGACGATCGGGGACAGATCGTATTCTGCTTGGAAGTGTAGCAGAAAAAGTTGTCAGAAAAAGCCCGGTTCCAGTTACGACAGTTGGAACGAAAGAAAACTAA
- a CDS encoding biotin/lipoate A/B protein ligase family protein, whose translation MTWNIINTRERRPEAVHHALDQTLLDNMDQGDGEPTLRFWYRKTPAVPLGRFQAYKDEVATDYVEQNDIPVIRRVTGGGAMFVEPGAVITFSMYLPREEVPEDVRENYRMLNQWVIDALDNVGLDAHHEPLNDVSHADGKIGGAAQLRKKNAVLHHATLSYSLNIEEMLRALRIGEKKVSDKAVKSAEKRVVIMQDYIDHDRATVIDEMIAKFKEKYGGDTAAVDKETVDRAEELAEEKFRTDQWNKKL comes from the coding sequence ATGACTTGGAATATTATCAACACCAGAGAGAGGCGGCCGGAAGCAGTACACCACGCTCTCGACCAAACATTACTTGACAATATGGATCAAGGTGATGGGGAACCGACACTTCGGTTCTGGTATCGAAAAACGCCAGCAGTCCCCCTAGGACGGTTTCAGGCATACAAAGACGAAGTAGCCACAGACTACGTTGAGCAAAATGATATTCCAGTGATACGGAGGGTAACTGGTGGTGGTGCAATGTTTGTTGAGCCGGGGGCCGTCATCACGTTCTCAATGTATTTACCTCGGGAAGAAGTACCGGAGGATGTCCGAGAGAACTATCGGATGCTAAATCAGTGGGTAATTGATGCACTGGACAATGTTGGATTAGATGCACATCATGAACCACTAAATGATGTTTCACATGCAGATGGAAAAATCGGAGGTGCAGCACAACTCCGTAAAAAGAACGCAGTATTACATCACGCTACATTGAGTTACAGTCTAAATATCGAAGAAATGCTCCGTGCATTGCGAATTGGAGAAAAGAAAGTATCAGATAAAGCCGTTAAATCAGCAGAAAAGCGTGTTGTTATTATGCAAGATTACATTGATCATGACCGAGCAACAGTAATCGATGAAATGATAGCCAAATTCAAGGAAAAGTATGGTGGAGATACGGCTGCGGTCGACAAAGAGACTGTTGATAGGGCAGAGGAGCTAGCTGAGGAGAAGTTCCGAACCGATCAGTGGAACAAAAAACTATAG
- the lpdA gene encoding dihydrolipoyl dehydrogenase gives MVETNSTEVLVIGAGPGGYVAAIRAGQLGLDTTVVEMEDVGGTCLNRGCIPSKALIKATTMAHRVGNAEHMGIHADPEFDYAKLSRWKDRVVRRLTGGIGKLFKANGVREVNGRAEFIDDSSVEIFDEDGNVTERIEFDDAIIATGSVPTEIPGFSFDADPILDSRDVLNKTELPDSMIIIGGGYISLETADVLAKVGCDVTLIGRPPTALRGYEDDLVKPVMRRGEKIGIDFHFGMEAREWWENDDGTVTVAAMPVEDEDDNEFREYTGEEIMVAIGRSPRTDTANLEAAGVETDDWGRINVDDQLRTEVDGIYAIGDVLGEPMLAHRASHQGVVAAEVIAGMDSELDHKTVPAACFTDPEIAVTGMTEDEAKEAGIDPIVGKFPFRASGRAMAQDETDGFVRVVADENERVIGGQVVGPEASELIAELTLAVEMEATLDEVAETIHTHPTLAESVMEACEKALGRPIHVIDR, from the coding sequence ATGGTTGAGACGAACTCAACAGAGGTGCTCGTCATCGGTGCTGGCCCAGGCGGTTATGTTGCGGCTATTCGGGCGGGACAGCTAGGTCTTGATACTACAGTTGTAGAGATGGAAGACGTCGGAGGAACGTGTCTAAATAGAGGATGTATCCCATCAAAGGCACTAATTAAAGCAACAACAATGGCCCATCGAGTTGGCAATGCTGAGCATATGGGAATCCACGCAGATCCAGAGTTTGATTATGCGAAACTTTCGCGATGGAAAGATCGCGTTGTTCGACGTCTTACAGGCGGTATTGGGAAATTATTCAAGGCAAACGGTGTCCGGGAAGTAAACGGACGGGCAGAATTTATCGACGACAGTTCAGTAGAAATTTTTGACGAAGACGGAAACGTAACAGAACGAATTGAGTTTGATGATGCAATCATTGCGACAGGATCAGTTCCTACTGAGATCCCGGGCTTCTCATTTGATGCTGATCCAATTCTTGATTCTCGTGATGTGCTCAACAAAACCGAACTGCCAGATTCGATGATTATTATCGGTGGAGGATACATCAGCCTGGAAACCGCAGACGTGCTTGCAAAGGTTGGATGTGATGTAACACTGATCGGTCGTCCACCAACAGCGTTGCGAGGCTATGAAGATGATCTTGTGAAGCCGGTAATGCGGCGGGGAGAAAAGATTGGTATTGACTTCCACTTCGGTATGGAAGCGCGAGAATGGTGGGAAAATGACGATGGAACCGTGACCGTCGCTGCAATGCCAGTTGAAGACGAAGACGATAACGAATTCCGTGAATACACCGGCGAAGAAATTATGGTTGCCATTGGCCGGTCACCCCGCACAGATACTGCAAATCTCGAAGCAGCGGGGGTCGAAACAGATGACTGGGGACGCATCAATGTAGATGACCAGCTGCGGACAGAGGTTGATGGAATTTATGCGATTGGGGATGTGCTTGGAGAGCCAATGCTAGCGCATCGTGCCTCCCATCAGGGAGTTGTCGCAGCAGAAGTGATTGCAGGGATGGATTCAGAGCTAGATCATAAAACAGTTCCAGCAGCATGCTTCACGGACCCTGAAATTGCTGTTACCGGGATGACTGAAGATGAAGCAAAGGAAGCTGGTATCGATCCGATTGTCGGGAAATTCCCATTCCGGGCTTCAGGTCGGGCAATGGCGCAGGATGAAACAGACGGATTTGTCCGTGTAGTAGCCGACGAAAACGAACGTGTGATCGGCGGCCAGGTCGTTGGGCCAGAAGCTTCAGAATTAATCGCTGAGCTCACGCTCGCCGTTGAGATGGAAGCGACACTGGACGAGGTAGCAGAGACGATCCATACCCATCCAACTCTTGCAGAGTCAGTAATGGAAGCCTGTGAAAAGGCATTGGGCCGACCGATTCACGTAATAGACCGGTAG
- the ilvA gene encoding threonine ammonia-lyase — protein MADVTIEDIRAARSRIDDESVVTRTPIEISRSLSSMCDGTVRLKMEHLQRTGSFKTRGAYNKMQRVVEEGGPTHAVAASAGNHAQGVALAATKSGLDSTIVMPNDAPQAKVDATSEYGAEVILHGRNFQAAMDHAQEMADEDSVFVHAYDDEDIVAGQGTLGLEIYEQVPEVDTVIVPIGGGGLIGGISTALKAVAPDIRVVGVQAEDAATVPQSLDKGIPVDHENPDTIADGIATGGISELTLSLIEENVDKVVTVGDDEIAEAILVLLQRAKQLVEGAGAASVAGMLSDDLNVTDETVVPLLCGGNIDMSMLETVLQHAMADMYQLLQLKIHIDDRPGKMAEISEIMAEQDANIRTVRHERAVEDLGVGEAYLIFRVVASGESHAEQIISAIQDAGYDVAREN, from the coding sequence ATGGCTGACGTGACAATAGAAGACATACGAGCTGCTCGGTCTCGGATTGATGACGAGTCAGTTGTTACTCGGACACCAATTGAGATCAGTCGTTCTTTAAGTTCGATGTGTGATGGGACAGTTCGACTAAAAATGGAACATTTGCAGCGGACTGGCTCGTTCAAGACACGAGGTGCATACAACAAAATGCAGCGGGTAGTCGAAGAAGGAGGGCCAACTCATGCAGTTGCGGCCAGTGCTGGCAATCATGCACAGGGTGTGGCACTTGCCGCAACAAAATCAGGACTCGACTCGACAATCGTAATGCCAAACGACGCGCCACAAGCGAAGGTGGATGCGACAAGTGAATACGGAGCAGAAGTCATTTTACACGGACGAAATTTCCAGGCGGCGATGGATCACGCACAAGAAATGGCTGACGAAGACTCGGTATTTGTGCATGCATACGATGATGAAGATATTGTTGCTGGACAGGGGACACTTGGTCTTGAGATCTATGAGCAGGTGCCAGAGGTTGATACTGTAATCGTTCCTATTGGAGGTGGTGGACTGATCGGGGGAATTTCAACTGCACTGAAAGCGGTCGCTCCAGATATACGAGTTGTTGGAGTACAAGCAGAAGATGCAGCAACTGTCCCCCAAAGCCTTGACAAAGGGATTCCAGTTGATCATGAAAACCCAGACACAATTGCTGATGGGATTGCAACAGGTGGAATCTCAGAACTAACACTCAGTTTGATAGAAGAAAATGTTGATAAAGTAGTTACCGTAGGCGATGATGAGATTGCTGAAGCGATTTTGGTACTACTGCAACGTGCCAAGCAGTTGGTCGAAGGAGCGGGAGCTGCTTCCGTTGCTGGGATGTTATCCGATGACCTCAACGTAACAGATGAGACAGTTGTGCCGCTGTTATGTGGAGGCAATATCGATATGTCAATGTTAGAGACAGTACTACAGCATGCAATGGCTGATATGTATCAGTTGCTACAGCTCAAGATTCACATTGATGACAGACCAGGAAAAATGGCAGAAATCTCGGAAATTATGGCCGAGCAAGATGCAAATATCAGGACAGTTCGTCACGAGCGAGCTGTGGAAGATCTCGGCGTTGGAGAGGCATATCTGATCTTCCGTGTAGTTGCAAGTGGTGAATCACACGCAGAGCAGATAATTTCAGCAATTCAAGATGCGGGATACGATGTTGCCCGTGAAAATTAA
- a CDS encoding carbon starvation protein A: MDHIIWLVLIGVVVFTSAYLVYGRYMGRYLELDDSRETPAHKYQDGQEYVPAKKPVLLGHHFSSIAGGAPIIGPITATLIWGWLPALLWIIIGNPLIGAVHDITSLTSSVRHKGKSIGYVIGEYVGTRGKHMLLWFAFLTLILVVAAFALVTAVVFNAYPETATASILYIGLALVFGVWLYQLNLPFSVGTVIFVGGVFASVWLGIEYPIAMVETEGISNGVYTLFAEAPGFVPELLGDPNIGAWVLVLLVYSAIASVLPVWTLLQPRDYLSSFLLYAGVGGAVLAVIVGTFITGMDTGEGITYSFEADAWYGFFGGDSPYDELPLMPLFPLLFVTISCGAISGFHSLVSSGTTAKQLNKESDARLIGYGTMLLEGMLSIVAISAVVIVAIPADPGGGIANALPNFAEGGGAILTALGIGFTEAQAIMALVLVAFLLTSLDTATRLSRYMVEEIVETPETTVQEYSVNRFINTPIIVVLAFFLLGTGRWEDLWTLFGSANQLLAALAFLAVTVWITNWDKTKQTYSMTIPMVIMLFITIASLIWTAGYTILGGRLLGITADAETEIVEQLAAVVQIGVALTLITLALSLVWIGYNHIKDIRQESGTTVTDGGADDD, encoded by the coding sequence ATGGACCATATTATATGGCTAGTGTTGATTGGTGTAGTGGTTTTCACGTCCGCATACTTGGTCTACGGGCGTTATATGGGACGATATCTTGAGTTGGATGATAGTCGAGAAACACCAGCACACAAGTATCAGGATGGGCAAGAGTACGTACCGGCAAAGAAACCAGTCTTACTTGGGCATCACTTTTCGAGCATTGCTGGAGGGGCACCCATAATTGGACCAATTACTGCAACGCTTATTTGGGGTTGGTTACCGGCATTACTTTGGATTATCATTGGTAACCCATTGATTGGTGCTGTTCATGATATTACGTCACTAACAAGCAGCGTACGGCATAAGGGTAAGTCGATTGGCTATGTGATTGGTGAGTACGTCGGCACGCGTGGAAAACACATGCTTCTCTGGTTCGCATTCTTAACGCTAATTCTAGTTGTAGCTGCGTTTGCACTGGTAACCGCAGTCGTATTCAATGCGTATCCAGAAACAGCGACTGCCAGCATTCTATACATCGGGTTAGCACTGGTGTTTGGTGTTTGGTTATATCAGTTGAATCTCCCATTCTCAGTCGGGACAGTCATTTTTGTTGGAGGTGTATTCGCTTCGGTCTGGCTTGGGATTGAATACCCAATCGCGATGGTAGAAACAGAGGGAATTTCAAATGGAGTATACACACTGTTTGCTGAGGCACCCGGATTTGTTCCAGAACTACTGGGGGATCCTAATATAGGGGCATGGGTCCTCGTATTACTGGTGTATTCGGCCATCGCAAGCGTGCTTCCCGTGTGGACACTTCTACAGCCGCGAGATTACCTCTCATCATTCCTTCTGTATGCAGGGGTTGGGGGTGCAGTACTAGCCGTCATTGTTGGTACGTTCATTACAGGGATGGACACCGGGGAAGGCATCACGTACTCATTTGAAGCCGATGCATGGTATGGGTTCTTTGGTGGAGACAGCCCATACGATGAACTGCCGCTGATGCCTCTCTTCCCGCTGCTCTTTGTGACAATATCGTGTGGAGCTATCAGTGGATTCCACTCTCTTGTTTCGTCCGGAACAACCGCAAAGCAGCTAAACAAGGAAAGTGACGCAAGATTGATTGGATACGGAACGATGCTACTGGAGGGGATGCTCTCCATCGTCGCGATTAGTGCGGTGGTTATCGTTGCAATTCCAGCGGATCCGGGCGGAGGCATTGCAAATGCGCTGCCGAACTTTGCTGAGGGCGGAGGTGCCATCCTAACAGCCTTAGGGATTGGGTTTACTGAAGCGCAAGCAATTATGGCACTCGTGCTCGTTGCATTCCTTCTAACAAGTTTGGATACAGCAACCCGGCTTAGCCGGTATATGGTCGAAGAGATTGTAGAAACACCTGAGACAACCGTTCAAGAATATAGTGTCAACCGGTTCATCAATACGCCAATTATTGTTGTACTCGCATTCTTCCTCCTTGGAACGGGACGCTGGGAGGACCTCTGGACACTGTTCGGAAGTGCAAATCAGTTACTCGCTGCGCTTGCGTTCTTGGCTGTCACAGTTTGGATTACAAACTGGGACAAAACAAAACAAACGTACTCGATGACAATTCCAATGGTCATTATGTTGTTCATTACTATAGCGAGCTTGATCTGGACAGCAGGATACACAATCCTTGGAGGACGACTACTTGGAATTACAGCTGACGCTGAAACGGAAATAGTAGAACAACTTGCAGCTGTTGTCCAGATCGGTGTGGCGCTAACACTGATTACATTGGCACTAAGCCTTGTGTGGATCGGTTACAACCACATTAAGGATATTAGACAAGAGTCAGGAACGACAGTCACGGATGGCGGAGCAGACGACGACTAA